A DNA window from Cydia pomonella isolate Wapato2018A chromosome 18, ilCydPomo1, whole genome shotgun sequence contains the following coding sequences:
- the LOC133527555 gene encoding phosphorylated adapter RNA export protein → MMSTTEGELDVEVSHEREEGELEDSDVEEGTYIPLARPEAFNPPSLVNMQIQDEISDEGSAQESSGSDSEEEPRRRPKRTKLRPKRPQQSQPDKKDKYNVWCKALQEDLLTEDMVSCDVTKKSRYGVESYDYTIKYRLDDSYIPKNVFTSNNLEDDNTSKKRRHSDRSNVKLRLGKRAMNEDHSSKQQPRVVDDLVATSEDPIDVIALEIADKLQEEKKDLVGRIVQVLGASKAIEIYKETQRVEADGGMLVMNGTRRRTPGGIYFFLLKRDDEISQEMINQIFNEERKETARRIKRARAKSRQKVMEQLKQSLTESELPTLLSRGEAAAPTPAGSNPPPSPATDARDGSSDTDAPDAPARPARTERGLHNYDDDDYLEVMCNDDMDMF, encoded by the exons ATGATGTCGACCACCGAAGGCGAGCTAGACGTCGAGGTGTCTCATGAACGTGAAGAAGGAGAG TTGGAGGATTCAGATGTGGAAGAGGGCACGTATATACCGCTGGCGCGGCCAGAAGCGTTCAATCCGCCGTCGCTGGTGAACATGCAGATCCAGGACGAGATTAGCGACGAGGGTTCGGCGCAGGAATCCTCAGGGTCGGACTCGGAGGAGGAGCCGCGGCGCCGACCGAAGCGCACGAAACTGAGGCCGAAACGCCCGCAGCAGTCGCAGCCGGACAAAAAAGACAAATATAATGTTTGGTGCAAAGCATTGCAG GAAGACTTACTAACAGAAGACATGGTCAGCTGCGATGTCACAAAGAAAAGCAGATATGGTGTTGAATCTTATGATTATACTATTAAGTATAGATTAGACGATAGCTATATTcctaaaaatgtattcactagcAATAACTTGGAGGATGATAATACGTCAAAGAAACGGAGACATTCAGACAGGTCTAATGTGAAACTACGGCTCGGTAAAAGGGCAATGAATGAAGATCATAGTAGTAAGCAGCAGCCTAGGGTAGTAGATGATTTGGTGGCGACTTCAGAGGATCCTATAGATGTAATTGCTTTGGAAATTGCTGACAAGTTGCAGGAAGAGAAGAAGGACTTAGTAG GTAGGATTGTACAGGTACTAGGCGCAAGTAAGGCTATAGAAATATACAAGGAGACACAAAGGGTTGAGGCTGATGGAGGCATGCTGGTCATG AACGGGACCCGTCGACGGACCCCCGGCGGCATCTACTTCTTCCTCCTGAAGCGGGACGATGAGATCTCGCAGGAGATGATCAACCAGATCTTCAACGAGGAGCGCAAAGAAACCGCGCGGCGTATTAAGCGGGCTCGGGCGAAGAGTCGCCAGAAGGTCATGGAGCAGCTGAAACAGAGTCTCACAG AATCCGAGCTGCCCACGCTGCTGTCCCGCGGCGAGGCGGCGGCGCCGACGCCGGCGGGCTCCAACCCGCCGCCGTCGCCCGCCACGGACGCGCGCGACGGCTCCTCCGACACCGACGCGCCCGACGCGCCCGCCCGGCCCGCCCGGACCGAGCGCGGCCTGCACAACTACGATGATGACGATTACTTGGAGGTTATGTGTAACGATGATATGGATATGTTCTAA
- the LOC133527575 gene encoding centromere protein X-like — MARNSNENKDDNIDPASVASNVKNTLKQDVIKELLNSSFEDNKTKLGNDALSLVVEVAKCLVTETCLRASSQALRESCDKVDIEHVEKCLPQLMLDFP, encoded by the exons ATGGCTCGAAACAGCAATGAAAACAAAGACGACAACATTGATCCAGCTTCCGTAGCTTCTAACGTCAAGAACACCTTGAAACAG gaTGTTATTAAGGAGCTACTGAATAGCTCTTTCGAAGACAACAAGACGAAGCTGGGCAATGATGCATTGTCTCTGGTTGTGGAAGTTGCCAAATGCCTGGTTACGGAGACTTGTCTCCGTGCCTCGAGCCAGGCACTGCGAGAGTCCTGTGATAAAGTTGACATAGAGCATGTTGAGAAATGCCTGCCACAGCTG ATGTTGGACTTCCCATAA